One stretch of Verrucomicrobiia bacterium DNA includes these proteins:
- a CDS encoding S8 family peptidase yields MPKIPSRPERYIIRIPQIRALSGPTPDLNAVAREIEDLMTSSAPLAATGSPAATPPVIERLERTGEGLHALSALLDDDAYNALQARHRNSLLIERDDELLPQDQFATLHDTRTLPPENHFQTVKGTDFRFKVTDAAHQPVARVLVELVGSRRSARDVSDARGQVTLTLFSETPETLRRLIVKPPDRFWGIDVERPALTPAPVGDNPIVLDPLEDLDRQVSTWGLQIMGLDHAPAQPATHPVRVAIIDSGLSAQHPDLEAAGGHDFNAGADPAKTWKQDDSGHGTHVSGVCGALNNQIGIVGAAAPGVQIFGLKVFPDARVSKLVRALDWCIDNRVDIVNLSLGTTAFNQTFQEAVARARSAGLVLVAAAGNSSGDVLYPARFNEVVAVAALGKADAFPATSPHRHYIGPHQSGNLFVADFTCTGDEIDFIAPGVAVVSTVPGGSYAAWDGTSMACPFITGFLARLLQTDPHLASLPRDASRVSRLVDRAKSLARYLDFPPTTQGAGLPVWPANASPEPHPDSETKREILRHLDRVLFLLDQRLGESPDPARLST; encoded by the coding sequence ATGCCCAAAATCCCCAGCCGCCCCGAACGTTATATCATCCGCATCCCCCAGATCCGCGCCCTGTCAGGCCCGACCCCGGATCTCAATGCCGTCGCCCGGGAGATCGAGGACCTGATGACCTCCTCAGCCCCCCTCGCCGCAACCGGATCACCCGCGGCAACACCCCCGGTCATCGAGCGCCTCGAACGGACAGGCGAGGGCCTCCACGCCCTGTCGGCGCTCCTCGATGACGATGCCTACAACGCCCTCCAGGCCCGGCATCGCAACAGCCTCCTTATCGAACGCGACGATGAACTGCTCCCCCAGGACCAGTTCGCCACCCTTCACGACACCCGAACCCTGCCCCCCGAGAATCATTTCCAGACCGTCAAGGGCACCGACTTCCGGTTCAAGGTCACGGACGCAGCCCACCAGCCGGTGGCCCGGGTCCTGGTCGAACTCGTCGGCTCCCGCCGCAGCGCACGGGACGTGTCGGATGCCCGTGGCCAGGTGACCCTGACCCTCTTCTCCGAAACCCCGGAAACCCTCCGCCGCCTGATTGTCAAACCGCCCGACCGCTTCTGGGGAATCGATGTCGAACGTCCCGCCCTCACCCCCGCACCCGTCGGCGACAACCCCATCGTCCTCGATCCCCTGGAGGACCTCGACCGTCAGGTCTCCACCTGGGGCCTCCAAATCATGGGCCTCGACCACGCTCCAGCCCAACCCGCCACTCACCCGGTCCGCGTGGCCATCATCGATTCCGGGCTATCGGCCCAGCATCCGGATCTCGAGGCGGCAGGCGGACATGATTTCAATGCCGGCGCCGATCCCGCAAAAACCTGGAAGCAGGACGACAGCGGACACGGAACCCATGTCTCCGGTGTGTGCGGTGCCTTGAACAACCAGATCGGCATCGTAGGGGCCGCCGCTCCAGGAGTGCAGATCTTCGGACTCAAAGTCTTCCCCGACGCCCGGGTCTCCAAACTGGTGCGCGCCCTCGACTGGTGTATCGACAACCGCGTGGACATCGTCAACCTCTCCCTCGGAACCACGGCTTTCAATCAGACCTTCCAAGAAGCCGTCGCCCGGGCGCGCTCCGCCGGACTGGTGCTGGTCGCCGCTGCCGGCAACTCCTCCGGCGACGTCCTCTATCCCGCCCGCTTCAACGAGGTCGTCGCCGTCGCCGCCCTCGGAAAAGCCGACGCCTTCCCGGCAACCTCCCCGCACCGGCACTACATCGGACCACACCAGTCCGGAAATCTCTTCGTCGCCGACTTCACCTGCACCGGCGATGAGATCGACTTCATCGCCCCGGGCGTCGCCGTCGTCTCAACCGTCCCCGGAGGAAGCTATGCCGCCTGGGATGGCACCTCCATGGCCTGCCCCTTCATCACCGGCTTCCTTGCCCGCCTCCTCCAAACGGACCCGCACCTCGCCAGCCTGCCCCGCGACGCCTCAAGAGTCTCCCGGCTCGTCGATCGGGCCAAATCCCTCGCCCGCTATCTCGACTTTCCCCCCACCACCCAGGGCGCCGGTCTCCCAGTCTGGCCGGCCAATGCCTCCCCGGAACCCCACCCCGATTCCGAAACCAAACGCGAGATCCTCCGGCACCTCGACCGCGTCCTCTTCCTGCTCGATCAACG